The proteins below are encoded in one region of Ricinus communis isolate WT05 ecotype wild-type chromosome 6, ASM1957865v1, whole genome shotgun sequence:
- the LOC8272100 gene encoding laccase-12, whose protein sequence is MGDITNHIFANSCFLFFGLLLLLASTLSLANAKVHHHDFVVQATKVKRLCKTHNTITVNGMFPGPTIEVNSGDTLVVKVTNKARYNVTVHWHGIRQMRTGWADGPEFITQCPIRPGGSYTYRFTIEGQEGTLWWHAHSSWLRATVYGALIIYPKDGTSYPYAKPKRETPILLGEWWDANPIDVVREATRTGAAPNISDAYTINGQPGDLYNCSSKETVIVPIGSGETHLLRVINAALNQPLFFTIANHKFTVVGADALYLKPFSTSVIMLGPGQTTDVLISGDQPPARYYIAARAYQSAQNAPFDNTTTTAILEYKSAPCPAKCLTSKPIMPPLPAFNDTPTVTAFSKSLRSPRKVDVPTEIDENLFFTIGLGLNKCPKNFRARRCQGPNGTRFTSSMNNVSFVLPSNFSLLQAARQNIPGVFTTDFPAKPPVKFDYTGNVSQSLWQPVPGTKLYKLKYGSRVQIVLQDTSIVTPENHPIHLHGYDFYVIAEGFGNFNPKKDTAKFNLVDPPMRNTVAVPSNGWAVIRFVADNPGVWIMHCHLDVHITWGLAMAFLVEDGIGELQKLEPPPNDLPLC, encoded by the exons TACTATTACAGTAAATGGGATGTTTCCTGGACCAACCATAGAAGTGAACAGTGGAGACACACTGGTTGTCAAAGTTACCAACAAAGCTAGATACAATGTTACCGTTCACTG GCATGGCATTAGACAGATGAGAACAGGATGGGCTGATGGGCCAGAATTTATAACTCAGTGCCCAATTAGACCAGGAGGGAGTTACACCTACAGGTTTACAATTGAAGGACAAGAAGGAACACTGTGGTGGCATGCTCATAGCTCATGGCTTAGAGCCACTGTTTATGGTGCTCTAATTATTTACCCAAAAGATGGAACCTCATATCCTTATGCTAAGCCCAAAAGAGAAACACCCATTCTTCTTG GAGAATGGTGGGATGCTAACCCTATTGATGTGGTGAGGGAGGCAACTCGAACAGGAGCTGCTCCAAATATATCTGATGCTTATACCATCAATGGTCAACCTGGTGATCTTTATAACTGTTCTAGTAAAG AAACTGTCATCGTTCCAATTGGATCCGGCGAGACACACCTCCTCCGAGTCATCAACGCTGCGCTCAATCAACCACTGTTCTTTACAATTGCCAACCATAAGTTCACAGTTGTAGGTGCTGATGCCTTGTATCTCAAACCCTTTAGCACTTCAGTCATCATGCTGGGACCAGGACAAACAACCGATGTTCTGATCTCCGGTGACCAGCCACCAGCAAGATACTACATCGCAGCACGTGCCTATCAAAGTGCACAAAATGCTCCATTTGACAATACCACAACTACTGCAATTCTTGAATATAAGTCTGCCCCTTGCCCTGCTAAGTGCCTGACTAGCAAGCCAATTATGCCTCCATTGCCTGCTTTCAATGATACACCTACAGTCACTGCCTTTAGCAAGAGCCTCAGAAGTCCCAGAAAAGTTGATGTTCCCActgaaattgatgaaaatctCTTCTTTACAATTGGGTTAGGACTCAATAAATGTCCTAAGAATTTTCGGGCTAGGCGATGCCAAGGACCGAATGGTACTCGCTTCACTTCTAGCATGAACAACGTATCTTTTGTGCTTCCATCCAACTTTTCCTTGCTCCAAGCTGCTAGGCAAAACATTCCTGGAGTTTTCACCACTGATTTTCCAGCTAAGCCTCCTGTTAAATTCGATTATACTGGTAATGTAAGCCAATCACTTTGGCAACCTGTTCCAGGCACTAAATTGTACAAATTGAAGTATGGATCAAGGGTGCAGATTGTGTTACAGGACACAAGTATTGTCACACCTGAGAACCACCCAATTCATCTTCATGGGTATGATTTCTATGTCATTGCTGAAGGGTTTGGAAACTTCAATCCTAAAAAAGATACAGCTAAATTCAACCTTGTTGATCCACCAATGAGGAATACAGTTGCAGTACCTTCAAATGGATGGGCAGTCATTAGATTCGTCGCAGACAATCcag GTGTATGGATAATGCATTGTCACTTGGATGTTCATATCACATGGGGACTGGCCATGGCTTTCTTGGTAGAAGATGGAATTGGAGAGCTGCAGAAACTAGAACCTCCTCCAAATGATCTGCCTTTATGCTAG